The Planktothrix agardhii NIES-204 genomic interval TCCATCCACCGCCGTCACAACTTCATAACCCGCGGCTTCTAAAATTCGTTTTTCTTGAGTCCGAGTGGTGATTGAATCTTCTACTAATAAAATCACCGGTTTAACAGAGAAATTATCCTGAACCTTTAAAGCAGATCGGACGATGGGGGAACTGATCACACCCGCTTGTTTACGAATGGATTTAATTAAGTCTTGAGGACTTAAAATAATACAGACTTCCCCCGTTCCTAAAATCGTGGCTCCCGCCACATTTCTGACCCGTTTTAATAGTTGGCTTTGGGGTTTTAAGACCACATCCTGCTCATCAACTAAAGCATCAACAAACAATCCTAATTTTTCTTCTCCCACTTTTAGAATAATGCAGGGTGAAGCCACATCCATTGTGGGAGAACTGGGATTTTTTTGGATCAAGGATGGGGAAAGGGAAAAACGAGATTTGGACTCTTGAGAAATTGTAGATTCCGGTTCAAACTGAGAAGAAGTCCACCGAATTTCCAATAAATCAGCTAGTTGAGCTACGGAAATCGGTTGGTCTTCAAAAACAATCGTTTCTCGGCCTTCAATCGCAAAAATTTCATTAACTTGAACCAGCTTTGTCATTTGGACAAATTCGACGGGAACGGCATAGGAAATCCCCTGAACCGATACAATTAAAACATGGGCTGTTGCTAAGGTAGTTCCCAATTGAATCCGAAATACACTACCCTTTCTTGGGGAAGATTCGACTTGAATAATGCCTTTTAAACGTTCTACATTGGTTCGTACCACATCCATTCCCACACCCCGTCCCGATACTTCGGTGACGACTGTTCGGGTGGTAAAACCAGGAGCAAAAATTAAACTATGAATTTGTTGTGGAGTCATTCCCAATAATTCTTCCGGTTGACAAATTCCCCGTTTTAAAGCAGTTTGTTTGATTTTTTCGATATCTAATCCCCAACCATCATCACAAACTTCTAACACAATATGGGTCGCCGTTTGATAACCGCGTAACTCAATTTTTGCGATCGCTGGCTTACCTAATTTTTGCCGTTCTTCTGGAGTTTCAATCCCATGATCAATCGCATTTCTTAAAATGTGCATCAAAGGATCTTTCATTTCTTCTAAAATCCGTTTATCCGCACGGGTTTCTCCACCAGAAATCACTAATTCAATTTCTTTTCTCTGCTGCCGCGCTAAATCCCGTACCATGCGAGGAAACAAATTAAAAATAGTTGATAGGGGTAATAAACGTAAGGTTCTGATCCCATCTTCAAGTTCATCACTAATAATATCTAAACGGGCAATATCTTCAGAAAAAGTATTTCTAAGTTGATTAATTAAAGATCCCAACTGTTCTAAACGTTCCGTACTACGATGATAATAATTTTGCAGTTGCCCGATTGTTCCCTTTTCAGAACTATAACGATTGAGGTTATTTTCTAAGTCATGAACCACAAACCGATTCACAAAGGCATCTCGACTCCATTCTTCCCATAAACTCACCAGGTCTTCAATTTCATTTAACCGATGGGCAATCCGAATTTTTGTTACCGTTAATTCTCCCGTTTGAGTCATTAACCCATCTAAATTACGAGTCGGGACTCGAATGGTTTCAATTTTATAAGTAGAGTCGCGACTGGCCGTTACTGGAGGCATCGTAGCATTCATCGGTTCAGCCACGGTCATTACTAGAATAGGGGTTTCATCCGGTGCGACATCGGGCAAAGGAACTGAGTCAATAATCGGCTCCTCGATTTCGCTCGGTTCCTCTTGACTTTCAAACTCTACTACATCAGGGGGAGGCGGTT includes:
- a CDS encoding two-component hybrid sensor and regulator, with translation MMIEDDELREVFKTASEEHLQNLDEGLLYLEKNPNDATKIEELLREAHSLKGDAGMLGVKDVATLSHQIEHLLGGLKRQETTLTADLVDRISYGIDAIRQLVYAAVTGEPCEINAFHSLAYLMGAKPETPTDAISAIPTVNSEPPPPDVVEFESQEEPSEIEEPIIDSVPLPDVAPDETPILVMTVAEPMNATMPPVTASRDSTYKIETIRVPTRNLDGLMTQTGELTVTKIRIAHRLNEIEDLVSLWEEWSRDAFVNRFVVHDLENNLNRYSSEKGTIGQLQNYYHRSTERLEQLGSLINQLRNTFSEDIARLDIISDELEDGIRTLRLLPLSTIFNLFPRMVRDLARQQRKEIELVISGGETRADKRILEEMKDPLMHILRNAIDHGIETPEERQKLGKPAIAKIELRGYQTATHIVLEVCDDGWGLDIEKIKQTALKRGICQPEELLGMTPQQIHSLIFAPGFTTRTVVTEVSGRGVGMDVVRTNVERLKGIIQVESSPRKGSVFRIQLGTTLATAHVLIVSVQGISYAVPVEFVQMTKLVQVNEIFAIEGRETIVFEDQPISVAQLADLLEIRWTSSQFEPESTISQESKSRFSLSPSLIQKNPSSPTMDVASPCIILKVGEEKLGLFVDALVDEQDVVLKPQSQLLKRVRNVAGATILGTGEVCIILSPQDLIKSIRKQAGVISSPIVRSALKVQDNFSVKPVILLVEDSITTRTQEKRILEAAGYEVVTAVDGLDGFNKLGTRSFDAVVSDIQMPNLDGLSLVTKIRQNRDYSELPIILVTSLASDEDKRKGAEVGANAYITKASFNQEVLIETLKRLV